In Acidiferrobacterales bacterium, the genomic window CTGGAAACATATCCCGACTGGTGCCGCTGAAAACCATGTCGCAACCGAGTTCCTCGAGAATCCGGTAGTCTGAATCAAGTTGTCGCGGATATGTCTCGTAGTCATCCGGGTCATTGAATTGCAAGGGATTGACGAAAATACTCGCGCAGGTGACATCATTTTCGTCGAGTGACCTTTCGATGAGCGCCTGATGACCAGCGTGCAAAGCTCCCATGGTCGGAACGAATCCGACATGGAGTCCCTGTGCACGTTGGCTGGCACACCAATCTGAGGCGGATACAGGACTTTCAATGATTTCGAGCATGCCTGTCACGAGCACGGTTTACTGTATCTTGACAGGTATCCGGTTGTCCGATCAGTACGATCTGTTGCAGTGGCTGTTTTCAGCTGATCTGCAGAAGAACCTTTCCGATGTGCGTGCCCGAATCGAGCCGCCTGTGTGCATCGCGAACCTGCGTCATCGGAAAAATCGAGTCGATAATTGGTCTTACATCGCCGTTATCGAGCAAGGGCCACGCATGCTTTCTCAGTTGCTCAGCAATTTCCGATTTTTGTGATACCGTTCTGGCCCTCAGTGTTGAGCCGGTCACTGTCAGCCGCTTGAGCATGATCGGCAGCACATTGATTTCGGACTTCAGTCCGCCCTGGGTTGCGATAATGACCAGACGGCCTTCGGGCGCGAGGCACTTGATGTTTTTGGAAAGGTAGGCACCTCCAACGATATCCAGGATTACGTCGACCCCTTGTCCGTTAGTCCAGGCCTTCACCTCTTCAACAAAATCGGCTTCCCGATAGTTGATTGCGTGTTCCGCCCCGAGTTCGATGATGGCGTTGCATTTTTCCTTACTCCCGGCGGTCGCGCAGACTTGGGCACCGAACGCGTTTGCAAGTTGTATTGCGGTTGTTCCGATACCGCTGGTTCCGCCGTGAACAAGAATGCGTTCCCCGTCTTTCAGATTCCCCCGCATGAATACGTTGGTCCAGACTGTGAAGAAAGTTTCCGGGACTGCGCCGGCCTCCACGATATCCAGTGATTTTGGGACCGGCAGGCAGGAACTTGCGGGTGCGGTACAGTATTCGGCATAACCTCCACCGGCAAGCAGTGCGCAGACTTCATCACCGACTGCCACACCGTCCGCGTCGGGTGCGGCCGACACAACTTGTCCCGAAACTTCAAGCCCCAGTATGTCTGATGCACCGGGCGGAGGGGGATATTGTCCATTGCGTTGCATGATGTCGGCACGATTCAGGCCGGCTGCCGCAACCTTGATCAGCACTTCACCATTGGCGGGTTCAGGAATCGGTCGCTCGGTGATGTCCAGGACATCAGCGTCTCCGAATTCGGAGAGGTCGACGACTTTCATTGTCCTATCACTCATCGGCCACTTCCTTCAGGCTTGACTTATATCTCCTGATCTTGTCAATGTAAGACTGGTTGAACCGTTTCAACATATCAATCTCGCTGTCGTTCAACTTCCTGATCACCCGGCCGGGCGAACCTACGACCAGGCTGTTGTCGGGTATCTGTTTGCCATCGGTAATCAGTGCATTGGCTCCGACAAGACAGTTCTCACCGATTCGTGCGTTGTTGAGTACAACTGCATTGATACCGATCAGCGACCAGTTGCCGACAGTGCAGCCGTGCAGAACTGCCTTATGGCCAACCGTTACGTTGTCGCCGATGTCCAGCGGACAGCCCGGGTCGGTGTGCAGCACACAGCAGTCCTGAATATTTGTGCCGTTGCCGACGGTGATTCGTTCGTTATCGCCGCGAACGACGGCACCGAACCAAATTCCGACATTGTTTCCGAGGACCACATCACCGACCACTGTGGCGGACTGCGCAACAAAAACATTTTCTGCACATCGCGGAGTTCCGTTATCGAGAGAGTAGAGCATTGGCAGAAGATCAGAGTCGGCCTCTTGTCGGAAAGAAATTTTTTCTGATGAAGTCAGACACCACCGACCCGAGCAATCCGGCGAAAGCCGGCTTGAACCGGTCGGACAGCGATTCCTTGCGAACAAATATCACTTCGTAAATGTCGGCGGTCTTGCTCGCTTCAAGCAGATAGTCGTCACTCGTTCTCAGCTCGTCCACCAACTTGAGATCCAGCGCCCGGGTTCCGTACCAATGCTCGCCGGTTGAGATTTGATCCACATCGACCTCGGGTCGATTCAGCTGTACGAATTCCTTGAACAGGCTGTGAACATCCTCGAGTTCTTCCATGAACTTCGCCTTACCTTTTTCAGTGGGTTCACTGAACATGCCTACGGTGCGTTTGTATTCGCCCGCGGTATATTCCTGATAGTCAATGTTGTGCTTTTCCAGGGCGCGATGAAAGTTGGGGATCTGCGCCAGCACGCCGACCGACCCGACCACCGCGAAGGGTGCTGCGATAATCTTGTCGGCCACGCAGGCCATCAGGTATCCCCCGCTCGCCGCGACCTTGTCAACTGAAACCGTCAGTTGAATTTCCTGATCTTTTATGCGTTTCAGCTGGGAGGCCGCAAGTCCATAGCCGTGCACGACTCCCCCGCGGCTTTCAAGCTTGACGACAACCTCGTCCGGTGCGTCAGCGATGGTGAGGACCGAAGTGATTTCCTCGCGAAGTCGATCAATCTCGGTGGCCTCGAGATCGCCTTCGAAGTTGAAGACAAAGATACGCTTTCTGTCTTCCGAATCTTCCGCATTTTTCTTACTCGAGGATTTCTGTTCCTTTTTCTGTTTTTTCATCTTCTCCTTGTAGTGTTTCTTGGGAAGCTGAACGGCGTCGATCGCATTCGACATGGCCTCATAACGTCGGTTAATATTGTTGACTTCCAGATGCTCCTTCTGATGCTGACGCTGGCGCGCCGCGATAGCAGCGATCATCATTACCGGCACCAGAAAAGCGACGATTATTGTGACGGTTTTTGCGAGAAAAAGTGCGTATTCGGCTAATTGTTCCATTGTTCAATTCAAGTGTGGCGAAATTGTGGTTTGAGCATTGTCAAGATTTACGATTTCTATTATATAGACGGATAAAGACAGGACACATACGGCGTCTGGCGAACTGTATCGCAAAGGAATTTGACTTGCTGGGTTTTTCAAGATGTTCCCGGACGAAGCGGCGGCAGGGAATCGGTTGATTTTCGTGCGCTGGCTGATGGTATCCGATGCCCAAATTACAGCTGTGTAAACATCCAAACCGGATACCATCGTGAAACCATGTCTTTTCACTGACCTGATTGAGTCAAAGCACTCAAAAGCGAACGGTCTTCCAGCCAGCAATGAGCTGTCGGGCATGGTGACAACCAAGCCGTGCTGAACCGACTTGGTCGAGAGTAAGGACCGCGTTCTCCAACTCATCGTCAAGTTTATCGCGACCAACTGATTTCAATTGGTCAAGCTAACGCTTTCAAATAGTCGGTAATATAATTTCAAACAGTCGTATAATCACTTGCAATCAGTCAATACAGTTGGAGGACAACTTGTATCCTCGATTCGTTGAAAACCGAGTCAATGAAGCATTATCCGATACCCGGATTGTTTTACTTTGCGGTCCTCGGCAATCAGGAAAAACGACCCTTGCACAGCAAATTGCAGGTGAAAAATTTCCGTTTTTTACACTTGACGATCCGCTTGTACTTGAAGCTGCGAAAAAGGACCCGGTTGGTTTCGTGCGCGGTATAGATCGAGGTGTAATTGACGAAGTGCATCGTGCTTCAAATCTCATTTTACCCCTCAAATTATCCGTCGATACTGATCAGCGCGCTG contains:
- a CDS encoding NAD(P)H-quinone oxidoreductase; translation: MSDRTMKVVDLSEFGDADVLDITERPIPEPANGEVLIKVAAAGLNRADIMQRNGQYPPPPGASDILGLEVSGQVVSAAPDADGVAVGDEVCALLAGGGYAEYCTAPASSCLPVPKSLDIVEAGAVPETFFTVWTNVFMRGNLKDGERILVHGGTSGIGTTAIQLANAFGAQVCATAGSKEKCNAIIELGAEHAINYREADFVEEVKAWTNGQGVDVILDIVGGAYLSKNIKCLAPEGRLVIIATQGGLKSEINVLPIMLKRLTVTGSTLRARTVSQKSEIAEQLRKHAWPLLDNGDVRPIIDSIFPMTQVRDAHRRLDSGTHIGKVLLQIS
- a CDS encoding gamma carbonic anhydrase family protein: MLYSLDNGTPRCAENVFVAQSATVVGDVVLGNNVGIWFGAVVRGDNERITVGNGTNIQDCCVLHTDPGCPLDIGDNVTVGHKAVLHGCTVGNWSLIGINAVVLNNARIGENCLVGANALITDGKQIPDNSLVVGSPGRVIRKLNDSEIDMLKRFNQSYIDKIRRYKSSLKEVADE
- the sohB gene encoding protease SohB; translation: MEQLAEYALFLAKTVTIIVAFLVPVMMIAAIAARQRQHQKEHLEVNNINRRYEAMSNAIDAVQLPKKHYKEKMKKQKKEQKSSSKKNAEDSEDRKRIFVFNFEGDLEATEIDRLREEITSVLTIADAPDEVVVKLESRGGVVHGYGLAASQLKRIKDQEIQLTVSVDKVAASGGYLMACVADKIIAAPFAVVGSVGVLAQIPNFHRALEKHNIDYQEYTAGEYKRTVGMFSEPTEKGKAKFMEELEDVHSLFKEFVQLNRPEVDVDQISTGEHWYGTRALDLKLVDELRTSDDYLLEASKTADIYEVIFVRKESLSDRFKPAFAGLLGSVVSDFIRKNFFPTRGRL